In Streptomyces sp. 71268, the DNA window AGCGCCCCGGGTACCGACTGGTGACGGGTCGGCACGTCGAGGAGACGGCTGTTGTACGGGTGGGCCCCGCGCCGCAGTTGTTCGAGCAGCGCCCGCGGGCTGAGCGTGCCCACGGCCCGCGCGGTCACCTCGATGGCCAACGGCACGCCGTCGAGGAGTTCGCAGATCTCGGCGATGTTGTGCAGTTCGCCGCCGTGCAACACGTCGCTGCGGTAATGCGCCCGCACCCGGTCGATGAACAGTTGCACCGCCACCGAGCTGTACGGAGTCCGCCCCCCGGAACCCACGGGGAAGGGCGCCACGGGGAACAGGTGCTCGGCGTACACCTCAAGGGAAATGCGACTGGTCAGCAATACGCGTAGCGCCGGGCAAGCGCGCAGCAGCGCCGCTATGTCGGTGGACAGCAGCGGTGCCACGAGATCGCAGTTGTCCAGGACGAGCAGCAGCTCGCGATCGCCGATCTCGGAGCCGACCAGCTCCGGGAGGGCGAGCGCCGCCGCGTCACCGCCGATGCCGAGCGCCGCCGCCACCTGCCGCCAGGCGATGGTGCGGCTGCCCGTCGACGCGAGGTCGGCCTTGATGATGCCGTCGGCGGCATAGGGCACCGACGTGGCGAGCACGGCGTTCGCCAGTGCGCTCTTGCCCACGCCGGCGGGTCCGGTGATGGTCAGTAGCCGGATTCCGGGATCGTGCAGCATTCCGCAGAGTTCGGCAATTTCCCCTTCCCTTCCGAATAACCGGGCAGAACGGGGTTGGTGCATTTTCTCACGGTTCGTTACGGACAATATGGGAATTGCCTCGCAGACACCGCTATCCATGAGCTGGTTCACGAAATCACTCCCGCCATGACTTCAGGCCACGTCGCCTCCGGCCAAGGGCAGCAACACGAGCACACTCATCAGTCCTGTGACACCGGGCTCGCCAGACCCCCCGATGAGCGCCTCCGTTCGCTCTCCCCCGTGCGCGGTACAAGATGTTTCATAGAGCAGACTTCACCAGGGTCTGCGGCACGAATAGAGCGCCGCTGGAGTCTCACTGAAACATCTGGCCGTCGAGCATAGCGGGCTTTGCTTGTGCGTCGCGCCCGGACCCGGGCGCGCGAGGTCAGTCCGTGCCCCGGACCTGCGGAAGCGCGTAGGTGGCGAGGAAGCGGTCCGCGAGATCGGTTACATAGCCGTCATCGAACGTTCCGTTGAAAAACAGCCTCTTGAAGAGCATCGGGCCGGCCAGCTTGTCGATCGCGGCGTCCGTGGGCAGGTCCGGCGACAGCTCGCCCCGAACCTTCGCCGCCTCGACAATTTCCCGTATGAGTTCCGTACCTTTGCGGTGGCAATCTTCCAGGATGATGGCGCTGGCCCGGTCGGCCGCGGCCCGCTCGATCATCACTCGCAGCGCACGCTCGGCCACAGAATCGAGCAGCATGCTGCGAAACGCCTGCAATTCAGAGATCAAATCGGTCCGCAAGTCGCCCGTCGGCGCGCAATGTTCGACCTCGAAGGAGCGGGCGAGTACGTCACGGATCAACATGGCCGACTCCGGCCAATGCCGGTAAAGCGTGGTCCGGCCGACCCCGCTGCGCGCCGCCACGGCGACGTGCGTCACCGCGGCCCAACCGTCCTCGATCAGCAGTTGCTGCGCCGCCGTGAGCGCCGCGGCCCGGCTGCGCTCCGCACGCGGATCGGGCCCCCGGTGCGTCACACCGACCGCCGCGCCGTCCGTCTTCGCCATGCATCACGCTCCACGCTGAACTGACTAATGTGGAGCAGTTTGCACCAGACCCCTACTGGGCGCCTACCTCGCCCGCCCCCACGAGGGCTTTTTGGGCCTGGTCAAACCCCTATCGCGGCGCGAATTGAGCGCTGAGCGCGACCGGCGGGAAGCGCTGCGCGACGGCCGCCACCGCACCGCTGGACGCCCACGGCACGCGCGCCACGGGCCGCGCCCGCGCGGATACGGCACGGGCCGGCCCCGAGGGGCCGGCCCGCACGCTCGCGGATCAGTACGCGGCGCCCGCCACGGGCTCGGCCCGCCGCTCCGGGGTCAGCTCGCGCTGCGACTCCGGCGGCACCTCCACCGCGTACGCCCGCAGGAAGCCGTCGACCAACTCGGTCACGTAGTCGCGCTCGAAGCCGCTGTTGGCGACCAGCCGGCGGAAGAACATGGGCCCGAGCAGCAGCCCGATGGCCTCCTCCGTACCGAGCCGGGCCGGCAGGTCGCCCTGCTCGCGGCCGTGCTCGATGATCGCCGTCAGCACCTCGGCGCCCTTGTGCCGGCACTGCTCAAGGACCTCGGCGTACTCCGCGTCGATCGACGCCTGGTCGATGATCACGCGCAGCGCGCGGTCGCCGGTCGGGTTCTCCAGCAGGAGTTGGAAGGCCCGCAGCTCACAGATCAGGTCCTCGCGCAGGTCGCCCGTGCGGGAGGAGTGGTCGATCTGGAACAGCTGGGCGAGCAACTGGCGGATGAGCATCGCCGAGTCGGGCCAGTGCCGGTAGAGGGTGGTGCGGCCGACGCCGCTACGGGCCGCGACGGCAACATGGGTGACCGCCGCCCAGCCCTCTTCGATCAGCAGTTCCTGGGCAGCGGCGAGCGCCGCGGCCCGGCTCCGTTCCGCGCGCGGATCGGGCCCCCGGCCCGTCACGCCGACTGTCATACCGTCTTTGTCCACTGGCCTACACGCTCCCCGTGAGGGCTTCACCGCCGTGGAACGTCCGTACCACAGCCACGCTTAGCCCCCCGAGGATAGCAACGATCGACCATACGATCAGTTCCACGGATCGGACATAAACCGACCACAGGCCCGGTCGGCCCCGCCGCCACGGCCCCCGGAGGGCCGGGTCGGCCCGTTCACCGCCGGGCGGTCAGCGCTCGCGCAGCATGCACACCCGGGGCCAGCGGTCCAGGCCGATCTCCGCCTCCCGGCGCCGGATCTCCCGCAGCCCGGGCGTCACCTCGGCGTCGGACAGCACCCGGAACCCGCAGCGACGCGCGTAGTACGGCGCGTTCCACGGCACGTCCGCGAAGGTCGTGAGCGTCACCCCGGGCAGCCCCTCGGCCCCGGCGCGCGCCGCGAGGTGGTCGATGAGGCCGCGGCCGACCCCCTGGCGGGCCACGTCCGGGTGGACCGAGACCTGCTCGATGTGCAGCCGCCCGTCCACCGGGTCGGTCAGCCCGTACGCGACCGGCCAGTCCCCGTCGTCCACGACCACCCAGCAGCGCCCGGCCCGCTGGTAGTGGGTGAGCTCGGTGAGCGAGGGCGGTTCGTCGTCGGCGATCTCCGGCATGCCGATCGCCCGGAAGCTCTCCCCCGCCACCCGCTCGATGTCCCGCAGCACCGGAAGCTCGTCCCGGCGCGCCAACCTGTTGATCATGCGCCCATTCTGGGGCGGGGGCGCGGGTCGGGAAAGCGCGTTTCGCGGGCCCGGCTGCCGCGCGGGGCGGAACCGGGCCCGCGCCGGGCCCGTCAGCCGGCCTTCGCCGGGGCCTGCTCCGGATCGCTGTAGAACTGCCGGGCCCAGCGCCGGAACGGCATGACCGGGCCGTCCCCCTGCGCGAGCCGGGGCTGTTCCTGGTACCTGCTGTAGGCCCAGATGGCGGCGTCGCGGCGGATGTCCACGGCGGCGGCCGGGGCGAAGACGTACGGCGCCATGACGGCCACCAGCGAGGCGACCGGCCGGCGGCCGGAGCCCGTCGGCCGCAGGGCGACGGAGACCCGCATGTCGCTCCGGTCGGCCTCCACGGGCGTGACGGACATCCGGGCCCGCAGCTCGAAGCCGAACTTCATGGCGTCGGCCTCCACCCGGACGCTGCCGATCCCCTCCAGTGTCACGCGGATCGCGGGCAGGGTCGCGTACCGCTTGGCGCCCGCGCGCTCGCCACCGGGGCAGATCTCGTACTGGAACCGCATCAGGTGCCCGTCGGTCTCCTGGCCTCCCAGCGGGGCCATGCTGACCTTGTGCAGCGTGCCGAAGTGCCCGAAGTCGACGAAGTTCTCGGCGACGTCCTGCGGGTGGGCCGCCAGCGGGAACCGGGTGCACCGCGGCGTGCGGAACCCGTCCCCCATGATGCTCTCGACCTCCCACTGGGGTGCCTTCCCCTCGGCGTGGGACCAGACGAAGACGAGGTCGTCCACCTCGCGGAAGTCCAGGGTGGCCAGCCGGGCCTTGGGCGGCGGGGTGCCGTAGGCCGTCTTGACGCAGACCCCCTCCGGGTCGAACTGGAACTGGTGGAAGGGGCAGACGAGGTTGTCGCCGCGTACCGTCCCGCCGTGGCCCAGATGGGCCCCGAGGTGCGGACAGAACGGACGCGTCACGCTCAACCGGCCGCTCGTGGTGCGGTAGAGGACCACGTCCTCGCCCTTGAGCCGCCGGGCGAGCACCTTGCCGGGGCGCACCTCACCGCTGGTGGCCACGGCGAACCAGCCGTTGGCGTACGGAAGTTGGGGTTGTTCCTTGCTCGGCGACGGAGCGCGGGCCGGGTCCTTCGGGTCCCGCTCGCGCCGCTTCCACCTGCTCATGGTGCACCCTTCGTCACGCTCGTCATGTACGCCCGTCTCGTGCCGTACCGCTCGCTGGCGGCGTGGTGTGGTCGCGGCCCGGACGCTTCGGCCGCGCTCCGCGCCGCGCGTTTCGCTAGCCCGTGGGCTCCTCGGCGGCCGGCGGGTCGCCGGCGTCGGCCGCCCCCGCCCGTATGTCGGCGCTCCCCTCGGCGCTGTAGAACTGCCGCGACCAGCGGCGGAACTTCACGACCGGCCCGTCCCCCTTGGCCAGCCGTGGCTGCTGGGCGTACCTGCGGTGCTCCCAGATCGGGAAGTCCTTGCGCGTGTCGAACCAGAACAGCCAGGTCAGGACCCTGGCGGCGAGTTCGGCCGGCAGCCCGGCCGCGCCGCGCGGGCCGAGCCGGGCGCAGCGGGCGCTGGTGGTCAGGCGCAGGTCGACATGGGCGGAGTCCACGGGCGTGACGGCGAACCGGGTGCGCATCTGCAGGCCGAGCTTGGCCACCTCGATCTCCGTGTACCCGACGCCGATGCCCTGGACGACCACCTTGACCAGGGGCGCGACGGAGGACACCCGCGCGGAGTCGTCGGCGCCCTTGGCCGGGTGGAACCGGTAGGTGGTGCCCATCCGGTGGCCGTCGAACCAGGGCTCCTCGACCACCTCGTGCCGGATGCCGTGGATCGGCCCGAAGTGCCCGTAGTCCACGATGTTCTCGATGACGTCCTGCGGATACTCCACCAGCGCCCGGACCGTGGGGTACGGGCGGGAGAACCCCTCGCCCGAGCGGACGTCGAGTTCCCACTGCGGCGGCTTGCCCAGCGCGTGCCGCCACACGAACACCAGACCTTCGATCTCGCGGCACTCCAGGGTGGCCAGCCGGGCCTTGGCGGGCGGCGGCGTACCGTAGCCGGTGCGCACGCACGCCCCGTCCGGACCGAACTGGAAGTGGTGGAACGGGCAGCGGATGTCCTCGCCGCACACGGTGGCGCCGTAGCCGAGGTGGGCGCCCATGTGCGGGCAGTGCGCCATCGTCGCGCGGGCCTTCCCACTGGCCGACCGGTAGAGCACGACGTCCTCGTCCATCAGGCGCCGGGTCAGCACCTGCCCCCGCCGCAGCTCACCGCTGGTGGCGAGGGGGAACCAGCCGTCCGCGTACGGCCCCCTGGGGGCGAGCCGCGCCATCGAGGGTGGCAGGCCCGCCTCTCCCCGGTCGTACCAACCCGTCTTCCTGACCCGCATGCCGCCCCTTTCCGCGCTGCCGCCCTGGCTCGTCGGCGGCGCGTCACCGCACCGCCCGTGGCCTGTTGGCAGCCCTTCCCGACCGGGCGCTCACGGCAACCGGTGGGGCCGGAGCGGGTGGGGGCACGTAGGGGGCACGCGGGGCGGTCCCACGGCGGGGCGGCGTGGCGCGCCACCCGCCGGGGCGAGTGGGGCGACGAGCGTGGGGGTGGTTAGGGGAGCGCGCGGCGGGTGTCGGACGTCCGCGCGGGGCATGCCAGCGCGTCAGCCGCCAGCCGTCAACCGCGCCACCGTCTCGCGCAGTCCCGACCAGCCGGCCTCGGTGTCCGACGTGCGCTCGTGCGGCCCCCGGAACCAGGTCAGGTACTCGGCCACGTCTCCCAGGTCCCAGCGCAGCGCGTACAGGGCCAGCGCCGAGGGGTCCGGGGTGTGCCCGCTGGCCCGCGCGTACCGGTCCAGGTCGGCGGGGCCGGTGGCCACCAGCCACAGGTCGCGCTCGGGGTGGGCGAGCCGCACCGTGTCCCAGTCCACGAGCAGCGGCCGGCCGCCCGCGCGGCCCGAACCGGCGCGCCACAGCACGTTGCCCGGGTGCGGCTCGCCGTGGGTGACCACACGCCGCGCGCCCCGCCCGGCCACCTCGGCCGCCAACCCGTCGAACGCGGCCAGCCGCTCGCGCAGCGCGGCGGCGGCCCCGGCCACCAGTTCCCGCGCCGGCTCCGCGAACGGGCCGCCGTGCCACGGGCGCCCGCACTCGGCCAGCGCCCGCCGCAGCGCCTCGCCCGTGGGCGACTCCGGCGGGAGGTCGGCGAGGGGTTCGGGTACCGCGCTGCGGTGCAGGGTCGCCAGCAGGTCGAGCACCTCGCCACGCTCGTCCTGCGACAGCTCCTGCCCGAACGCGCCCGCCTCGCCGCTCTCGTACGGGAAGACGCTGATCGCGAACCGGGGGCCGAGGCGTTGGATGGCCGCGCCGTCCCGGCAGGTCAGCGGGGCCACGACAAAGTCGCGGCCCGGTTGGGCGCGCAGCGCGACGGCCGCCTCCATCGCCGCGCGCAACCCGGCGAAGGCGGCGTCCGGGCCGCTGCCCCACTGGTCCTTGTGCGTGAGGTCGGCGACGGTGACGAAGGCGCGGCGACCGGCGCCGGTCTCGGCGACCCAGTGGTAGTCGCCGAAGCCGACGGGCGCGTAGGTGAGGTGCGCGCCGCCCATCCCCCAGGCGTCGAGGGCCTGTCGCACGGCGCGCTCATCGAGATCGGGTCGGTCC includes these proteins:
- a CDS encoding TetR-like C-terminal domain-containing protein; translation: MAKTDGAAVGVTHRGPDPRAERSRAAALTAAQQLLIEDGWAAVTHVAVAARSGVGRTTLYRHWPESAMLIRDVLARSFEVEHCAPTGDLRTDLISELQAFRSMLLDSVAERALRVMIERAAADRASAIILEDCHRKGTELIREIVEAAKVRGELSPDLPTDAAIDKLAGPMLFKRLFFNGTFDDGYVTDLADRFLATYALPQVRGTD
- a CDS encoding TetR-like C-terminal domain-containing protein is translated as MTVGVTGRGPDPRAERSRAAALAAAQELLIEEGWAAVTHVAVAARSGVGRTTLYRHWPDSAMLIRQLLAQLFQIDHSSRTGDLREDLICELRAFQLLLENPTGDRALRVIIDQASIDAEYAEVLEQCRHKGAEVLTAIIEHGREQGDLPARLGTEEAIGLLLGPMFFRRLVANSGFERDYVTELVDGFLRAYAVEVPPESQRELTPERRAEPVAGAAY
- a CDS encoding GNAT family N-acetyltransferase; the protein is MINRLARRDELPVLRDIERVAGESFRAIGMPEIADDEPPSLTELTHYQRAGRCWVVVDDGDWPVAYGLTDPVDGRLHIEQVSVHPDVARQGVGRGLIDHLAARAGAEGLPGVTLTTFADVPWNAPYYARRCGFRVLSDAEVTPGLREIRRREAEIGLDRWPRVCMLRER
- a CDS encoding Rieske 2Fe-2S domain-containing protein codes for the protein MSRWKRRERDPKDPARAPSPSKEQPQLPYANGWFAVATSGEVRPGKVLARRLKGEDVVLYRTTSGRLSVTRPFCPHLGAHLGHGGTVRGDNLVCPFHQFQFDPEGVCVKTAYGTPPPKARLATLDFREVDDLVFVWSHAEGKAPQWEVESIMGDGFRTPRCTRFPLAAHPQDVAENFVDFGHFGTLHKVSMAPLGGQETDGHLMRFQYEICPGGERAGAKRYATLPAIRVTLEGIGSVRVEADAMKFGFELRARMSVTPVEADRSDMRVSVALRPTGSGRRPVASLVAVMAPYVFAPAAAVDIRRDAAIWAYSRYQEQPRLAQGDGPVMPFRRWARQFYSDPEQAPAKAG
- a CDS encoding Rieske 2Fe-2S domain-containing protein encodes the protein MRVRKTGWYDRGEAGLPPSMARLAPRGPYADGWFPLATSGELRRGQVLTRRLMDEDVVLYRSASGKARATMAHCPHMGAHLGYGATVCGEDIRCPFHHFQFGPDGACVRTGYGTPPPAKARLATLECREIEGLVFVWRHALGKPPQWELDVRSGEGFSRPYPTVRALVEYPQDVIENIVDYGHFGPIHGIRHEVVEEPWFDGHRMGTTYRFHPAKGADDSARVSSVAPLVKVVVQGIGVGYTEIEVAKLGLQMRTRFAVTPVDSAHVDLRLTTSARCARLGPRGAAGLPAELAARVLTWLFWFDTRKDFPIWEHRRYAQQPRLAKGDGPVVKFRRWSRQFYSAEGSADIRAGAADAGDPPAAEEPTG
- a CDS encoding phosphotransferase — protein: MQDRPDLDERAVRQALDAWGMGGAHLTYAPVGFGDYHWVAETGAGRRAFVTVADLTHKDQWGSGPDAAFAGLRAAMEAAVALRAQPGRDFVVAPLTCRDGAAIQRLGPRFAISVFPYESGEAGAFGQELSQDERGEVLDLLATLHRSAVPEPLADLPPESPTGEALRRALAECGRPWHGGPFAEPARELVAGAAAALRERLAAFDGLAAEVAGRGARRVVTHGEPHPGNVLWRAGSGRAGGRPLLVDWDTVRLAHPERDLWLVATGPADLDRYARASGHTPDPSALALYALRWDLGDVAEYLTWFRGPHERTSDTEAGWSGLRETVARLTAGG